One Punica granatum isolate Tunisia-2019 chromosome 3, ASM765513v2, whole genome shotgun sequence genomic window carries:
- the LOC116198976 gene encoding glycine-rich domain-containing protein 1-like, which produces MAKEAHEIEWSRAQEIVLSVDLVKAAKQQLRFLAVVDSIHCLHDGPALHHAIYRYEHCWLPLLAKHMESPVNTEPLVVPLDCEWIWHCHRLNPVQYKIDCEEIYGRILDNKNVLSTTEGTCTGETQKLWNHMYPTEPYHFEQNCHPLRTANSPNMWPHTSIKYDLVAAVKRQSPFFRKVSKSVFNNDHYLGEGVARYKAFLHLVKRNEERSVPTYDIDLMWHSHQLNPLSYCEDLTAIFGGILDHNDHISDNPVNNKHKIGLAQTTKLWEDTYGQKYLIAGALLKDDDLAARCSCYCIIGIKRCDSECSQAVTLCAK; this is translated from the exons ATGGCGAAAGAAGCGCATGAGATCGAATGGTCCAGAGCTCAAGAAATTGTTCTAAGTGTGGACCTTGTGAAAGCCGCCAAGCAGCAACTCCGATTTCTCGCTGTCGTGGACAGTATCCATTGCCTCCATGATGGTCCTGCTCTACATCATGCCATATATAG gTATGAGCATTGTTGGCTCCCACTGCTTGCGAAACATATGGAGTCCCCAGTCAACACAGAGCCGCTGGTCGTGCCTCTGGACTGTGAATGGATATGGCACTGCCATCGGCTTAATCCT GTGCAATATAAGATCGATTGTGAGGAGATTTATGGGCGAATACTCGACAACAAAAATGTCTTGTCGACCACAGAAGGAACTTGTACAGGAGAGACTCAGAAGCTCTGGAATCATATGTATCCCACAGAGCCATATCATTTTGAACAAAATTGTCACCCTTTAAGGACCGCCAACTCCCCTAATATGTGGCCTCACACAAGCATTAAGTATGATCTAGTTGCAGCAGTCAAGCGGCAAAGTCCATTTTTCCGTAAG GTGTCAAAATCGGTGTTCAATAATGATCACTATCTTGGGGAAGGTGTCGCTAGATACAAGGCGTTTTTGCATCTTGTTAAGAGAAATGAAGAGAGATCTGTTCCTACTTATGATATCGACCTTATGTGGCATTCTCACCAGTTGAATCCGCTTTCGTACTGTGAAGATCTTACTGCAATTTTTGGAGGAATACTTGACCACAATGACCACATTTCTGACAATCCCGTGAATAATAAGCACAAGATTGGATTGGCACAAACAACTAAGCTCTGGGAAGATACCTACGGTCAGAAGTACTTGATAGCGGGAGCATTGTTAAAAGATGATGATCTTGCAGCAAGGTGCTCGTGCTACTGCATTATTGGCATCAAAAGATGTGACTCAGAATGTTCACAAGCAGTCACTCTATGTGCTAAGTGA